GCTCTGGAAAAATTTCTCGGAAATAAACGGTGGTGCAGAGGCTTTAGCTTTGTCCATACAGGCGGTGAGATATTTATCCGACTGCTCAGGAGTATAGGCTTGGAGCTTGGGACTGGCCCAGGCCGGGAAGGGTAAACTCCCCACAATCATCGCCGCGACAATCAATAAGCGCATTTTCCACCACACACAACAATTAGCAATTGGCAACCCCTACTTTACCTGTTTCGGTTCACCGTTGATCCTTGACGGGAAGTTCTTTGGTTTTAGTTCCCAACAGCCAACCCTGAGATAACGCCGAGATTAAAGTCCGCTGAATTTAATTAAAGTATCGTTCCTTGAGTTCTTTGCGGGTCATCTCCATCAAAACGGCATGGGTTCCCCGTTCTGGCTCATGGTCTGCTGGCCGACGTTGTTGATAACGGCCATCGGGTTGTAAATCCCAGGCCTGGCGATTATCACTGAGCATTAAATCCAAAATCCCTTTTAATTCAGTCCCAGTGTGGGGATCCGTAATCGGGACAATCGCCTCCACCCGCCGATCTAGGTTCCGAGAACGCCAATCCGCACTGCCAATAAAGTATTCCGGATTACCATTATTTTCAAAGTAAAAGATGCGGGAATGTTCCAAAAACCGTCCAATCACACTGATGACCCGAATCCGCTCACTCACGCCGGGAACACCTGGGCGAATACAGCACATCCCCCGAATAATCAGGTCAATCTCCACCCCGGCCTGGGAGGCTGCATATAAGGCCCGAATGATTTGCCCATCGGTAATCGCATTCATTTTGGCAATAATCCGCCCCTGGCCGCCGCTGCGACTGTGTTCAATTTCCCGCTGGATTAAGGCCAACATCCGATCCCGCATGGTGACTGGGGCAATTAATAATTTCCGATAGTCCCGCTGACGAGAATATCCAGTCAGGAAATTAAATAAATCCGTCAGGTCGGCCCCCAGATCAGGACAGCAGGTGAACAGGCCCAAATCTTCATAAAGTCCAGCTGTTTTGGGGTTGTAGTTGCCCGTACCAATGTGGACATAGCGGCGAATTTCCCCAGCTTCTTGGCGCACCACCAATAGGGTTTTGGTATGGGTCTTCAGGCCTGGGACACCATAGACCACATGAACCCCGACTTTTTCCAGTTTCCTGGCCCAGAGGATATTATTTTCCTCATCAAAGCGGGCCTTTAACTCCACCAATACAGCCACCTGCTTGCCATTTTCTGCCGCCGCAATTAGGGCCTTGACAATGGGTGAATCCCCAGAGGTGCGGTAGAGGGTCATTTTGATCGCTAATACCTTCGGATCATAGGCGGCTAGGGTAATGAAGCGTTGGACGGTGGTCACAAAGCTGTGATAGGGATGGTGAACCAAGAGATCTCGCTCGCGAATTAGGCCAAATAGTTCTCCGGCGGCGGCTTCCCAATGCTCAAGTTCAACGGTTGGATCCAGGGTGTTCAGAGAAAATTGGGATTCCCGCTCATCAACGCGATGAAAACTCGCAGGGGTAATCGGATGCCAACTGGGGTCTTTCAGATGGGGCAGAGGGAGTTCCAGCAGCGAAAAGAGGTTATTCAGGCACAACAGGCCCTCGACATCATAGACATCGGTTTCATCAATATCCAATTCATCAATTAAGGTGTGGCGAATACTGGGGGGAATCTGTTTTTGTACTTCTAAACGCACCACCGAGCCAAACCGCCGCTTGCGAATTTCCTGTTCAATGGCAATCAACAAATCATCGGCTTTGTCTGTTTCTAGCTCTAGGTCAGCACTGCGGGTAATCCGAAAGGCGTAATGATTAAGAATCTTCATCCCCGGAAATAGGGATTCTAGGTTGTGGGCAATGACATCTTCGAGGGGAATGCCGACCCAGGCCCCGCCTTGATGCTGATCGGAACGGGGTAAATGATTGGGAAGGGTGACAAAACGGGGAAACCCACCGGGGACTTTGACTCTGGCAAACAACTCTTGACCAGAGGTGGGATCTTGGACGCTGACGAGGAGGTTCAAACTGAGGCTGGAAATATAGGGAAAGGGATGGGCCGGATCAATGGCTAGGGGGGTAAGGATTGGAAAAATTTGGTTAATAAAGTACTGGTGGAGATAGGCCTGTTGTTCGGGATGGAGATCCGCATAATGCAACAGAAAAATCCCCTCTTGGGCCAGACGCGGGCGCAACTCTAACTCAAAAAACCGATGTTGCTCGGTGACGGTTGGACGTAGATATTGCCGGATTGCTGCCAATTGTTCTTGGGGCGGAATCCCATCGGCACTCCCTTCGGTGATCCCACTTTCGACCTGTTGCTTCAGGCCAGCGACCCGAATCATGAAAAACTCATCCAGATTCGAGCTATGGATGGCCATGAATTTCAAACGCTCTAATAATGGCGTGCGGGGATCATAGGCTTCCTGTAGGACCCGTTTATTAAATTCCAGCCAACTCAAAGCCCGATTAAAGTAGTATTCTTTTGCTTTCAAGTCAATGTCAGTCATCTGTGGGGGTTCCGTGGGGTTGGTTGGGGGCATATCTTCTTCTGCGAACGTTGGCGTTAGCCTACCGGAGGTGCAGCAAGGCTCTTCAGAGGGAGTTAATGCCGATACGCTCAGTTCTATTGGGGCAACGTCTTCATGCATGATTAGAGCCTTTAGAAATAAGGGGGCGGCAAACCGATTCTCTCTAGGATAATTCGCCTCATAGTTTCCCAGTTGATCGTTATAATCCGATTAAGGTTAAACCAGCAAAAAATCCCCGGTAGCGATGCTTGTTATTTATTCTCCTGAGTTTCTTAACCATAAGACCGGCCCCTACCACCCGGAGCGTCCGCAACGCCTTGAGGCGATTGTTAAACTTCTCCAAGATGCGGCCTGGGCGAACCAATTAACCTGGCAATTGCCCACCCAAGTTAAAGATCGCGATCCCCTGGCCTGGATTAACCTTGTCCATCAACCCCAATATCTCCAGACCCTACAAGGGTTGGCTGAGAGTTTAAGGGATCAGGAACGGGGACATTTGGATCCGGATACGGTGATTTCGGGGGAAAGTTATCAAGTTGCGCTATTGGCCGTGAATGCCTGGCTAGATGGGGTTAGTCAAACGTGGAATACCGATCAGCCCAGTTTTGTCTTGGCTCGCCCCCCCGGCCACCATGCCTTACCCGAACGGGGAATGGGGTTTTGTTTGTTGGCCAATGCGGCGATTGCGGCCCACTATGCCCTGAGCTTACCGGGAATTTCACGGGTGGCAATTTTGGATTGGGATGTGCATCACGGGAATGGCACCCAGGCCTGTGTGGAATCTTTGCCTAACATTGCCTATTGCTCATTACATCAGTCGCCCCATTACCCCTACACCGGCGCGAGTCACGAACAGGGCCAGTACCAAAATGTCTTGAACATTCCCCTGGATGCGGGTAGTACGGGAGCCGACTATCACCAGGCCATGACGGATCGCGTGATTCCCTTCCTCAAAGCCTTTAATCCGGATCTGCTTCTGGTGAGTGCCGGGTATGATGCCCATCGGGATGATCCTCTCTCGGAGATTTTACTGACTCCAGGGGACTATGCCCAACTCACCCAAGCCTGTTTATCCTTGACGCGCAAGACGGTGTTTGGCCTGGAGGGGGGATATGACTTAGGGGGCCTGGCTACTTCGGTAAGAGCTACCGTTGCAACTTGTTTAGGGCAGGGGATTGATGAACCATGAATCAGATGTGGTCGGCCTTGTTGTTGCATCAGGGGACTTGGCGGGGAACCTCGGCCTATTTTGATGGACAAGGGACTTTCCAATCGGCAACTCCAACGACCGTTAGCCTTACCCCGAGCCTAGATCAGCAAACCATCCGCCAAGAGAACCAATATTTTGATGCCCAAGGTCAACTCAGCCAAACCAAGGCCTGGGAGTACAGTAGCCTTAGTCGTAGTGTTTTATTTTTTGACAATGGCGCATTTTCCCAAGGCTCAACCCAATCTGGCCCCTATGGGGACTTTGGCGCAGAATTTGGCTTGATTGCGGGAGATCGGCGGCTGCGGGGGATTCCGCTCTATCGCAATGGGCAACTGGAAACCATTACCTTGATCCAGGAATATCGGCAAGACAATCCTCCAATCGAATTACCGGCTTTGACTCCAGGCCAACTCACGGGCATTTGGCAGGGAACGGCAACTACCCTTTATCCTGATTTTCGCAATCCGACTCAGGTTCAAACACAGCTAGAAATTACCTTTGATGGTCAACACCTGCACCAATCGCTCCACTACGGCCAGGAAAGGATTAACTCAACCGGGGCCTGGGATGGTGAACATCTGACATTTTCTGGGAATCATCCCATCAAACTCTTTTGTTTGCCCGGTGGTGGCTCAGCGGTTCTCCCGTTAGCAATTCCGACTCGGCAAGGGTTTTTCTTGGAATTAGCTTGGCTGGTAAATCCTCAATTACGGTTGCGTCTCGGTCGGCATTATGATTCCAGCGGGGCCTGGCAATGCTTAACATTGGTGGAGGAAACAAAAATCAGTTAGGGTCAATCCCCAAGGCCTGGAGTTTAGCGGCCATTCGATCTGCCCTGGCTTTTTCTGCTTCGGCCCGCTGGGCTTCATATTCGGCCTGTTGCATTGCTTGGTCTGCTCGCTGGGCTTCAAGTTTTGCTCGTTGGGCCTCTTGATCCGCTCGTTGGGCTTCATACTCGGCCCGTTGACGGATCTGGACGGGGGTTAAAAATAGGTTGCCTTGGGGGTCATAAAGATTCAGGGTTGAGGCTGTTAACTCAAAGCGAATCCCTAAACGGGGACTTACCCAGTTCTCTATGGTCTCAATCGGGAGAAGTTCACCCTGTTGTCGTTCCAGGCCTGTGAGTTCATTCTTATCCGGGTCGTAAATATAATATTCATCCACGCCATAGCGGTTATAGAACAGCAGCTTCCGGCTCATTTCTTTGGTGGTATTGCCGGGAGAGAGAATTTCAAACACGACTTGGGGCGCAATATTGCCCTCTTGCCACTGCCGATAGGAGCCGCGTTCCCCCTTGGGTCGGCCAAATGCCACCATCACATCGGGCGCGACTCGAATATCAGGACGACCTTCCACGGGATACCAGAGCAAATCGCCGGCCACAAAGACATCGGCCTGGGGTAAAAACAGATACTCTAAGTTTTCTTTAATCAGGACAATCCAACGAAACTGGAGGGTGTTATCAGCCATTGGTTGGCCATCACTATCAGGATATTCAATCTCGCGTTCCGGGTCTCTTTCTAGGGCAACAGTCATCGGTCTGTGCTCCAAGCAGATGGGATTAGTTTTAGTTTAGGCAATTCCTTCGCTATCAGCCAAGCCATAACCACTACCGTCAGGAGTATGAGTTTCAATCACGTCATTGGCCAGGAGCAAGTTATATTTAGCCCACTCTTAAATCAGCTTTGACTTTTTTATGTTACTAGATTTACTTGAGTGGCAAAAATTCAATACGGTTATCAAAGTCTATTGGATCAGTACACTCCCAAATCACTAAAATATCTTCGATGACTTGGCTGAGGAATGGAGGTGATTTAATCAGTATCACGCCCGGCATTGGCAGAGCTTGATGGATACGTTCACTGGCATGCTTAATGATTGTCTTAACATCATGGGTTAACAAAATTCGCTTTTCCTCAGCAGCCCAGGCCAAAACGGTTGGATCACTTTTTCCTGATAGACCAACATCTTGAACTCGGACAATATCAATTGATTTGTGTTTTTGAAGTAGGCCTTTCAGAATTTTATTGTCTAAATTTTCATCAGCAAGAAATTTTATTTTGACTGATTTACTGATGCTACTTGAGGTGAGAAATTGCATTGTCATTGAGCATCAAAACCCATTTATGACTTTTTAGCTTGATGAGCCAACAGTTTCTCTTTCAGGTCGGATTGAGGAAATTTTTTTGTAAAATTAGCGTAAATCTGTCCTGCCTCTTGCTGACGTTGACATAAATACGCTTCAACTTCAGTTTCATTGTTAAGGTAGTAGGCAATCACAGCATAAACTTGAGCCAAGGTTAAAACTGGATAACACTCTATAATTTCCTCTGGTCTTGCCCCACCCTTAAAGACAGTAATGACCGTATCTAAAGTCACTCGCGTTTTTCCGACTCTCACGACATCATCAGCATCAAAGCTCAAGGGAAGAAGTTCAGGGGTAATTGTGAGTTGCATTGGGCGTAAACGTCTTGATGAATGATCTGATCTCAAGCTTATCGTAACAAACCGCTCAGTCTAGATTCTTATAACCATAGCCCCCACCGCCAGGAGTATGAATTTCAATGACATCATTGGCTTGGAGGTTTAAGCTAAATTTACCATCTAACTTTTGCCGTTTTCCTTCCGCTTGTTCTAACCAATTTTCCCCAACTTTTCCAGCTTCTCCATTTCTCAGTCCAAAGGGAGCCACAATTCGACTTTGAGAAATCATCCCCACAGTCATTGGTTCTAAGAATTTGATCCGCCGAATCAAACCATTGCCCCCGGTAAATCGACCTTGCCCCCCACTATCAGGACGAATTGCAAACGCTTCTAACAGCACAGGGAACCGAGTTTCTAACACTTCTGGATCCGTCAGTCTTGAATTAGTCATGTGAGTTTGCACGCCGGATGCTCCATGAAACCCAGGCCCCGCGCCAGACCCACCACCAATGGTTTCGTAATATTGATAATTTGAGTTGCCAAAGGTGAGGTTATTCATCGTTCCTTGGGAGGCAGCCAGCAAACCCAACGCCCCATAAATCGCATTCGTCACGGCCTGGGAGGTTTCGACATTACCAGCAACAACAGCGGCGGGATAAGTTGGGTTCAGCAAACAACCTTCAGGCACAATCACTGTCACGGGGCGCAAACAACCGGCATTGAGGGGAATTTTTTCCGGGATGAGGGTGCGTAAAACATATAACACCGCTGCTTTTGTCACAGCCAAGGGCGCATTTAAGTTACCAGTATCCTGGGGAGAAGTGCCGGTGAAATCTATGGTGAAGGTTTCGGTGTCGGGATGCACTTCAATGTTGACTTGAATGATTGCGCCGTTATCGAGGGGATAGATAAAAGAGCCAGAGTTGAGAGATTTAATTCGCTGCCGTAAACAATCCGCCGCATTGGCCTGGATAAATTCCATGTAGTTGCTAACCGTTTCCAGGCCATAGTGATCCACTAATTTGGTTAGCTCTTTCACCCCCCAATTATTCGCGGCAATCTGGGCCTGGAGATCCGTAATGTTTTGCTGGGGATTGCGGGCCGGATAGGGGCAGTTTGTGAGGAGATTTAATAGGGCTTGTTCTTGAAATTCACCGTGATTGACCAGTGGGAAAAAGTCCAGTAATACGCCTTCTTGATCGAGATGGTAACTATCGGCTGGCATGGAACCGGGCGTAATTCCACCAATATCGGCATGATGGCCTCGGGATGCAACAAAAAACTGCGGTGTTGATTGATCTAAAAATATAGGCGTAATCACCGTAATATCGGGCAAATGGGTTCCGCCAGCGTAGGGGTTGTTACTGGCATAAACCTGGCCTAGTTTGAGTTGCTTTCCTTTGATTTCTAAAAGGGTTTTGACCGTCTGGCCCATTGAACCCAAATGCACGGGAATATGGGGGGCGTTGGCGACCAGTTCACCCTTAGCATCAAACAAGGCACAGGAAAAATCTAAGCGTTCTTTAATATTTACCGAAGCACTGGTATTTTGTAGCGTTACACCCATTTGTTCGGCAATGGCCTGGAAGAGGTTGTGAAAAATTTCCAGTTGAATTGGGTCAGGTGCGAGTAGTGAGACTTCAGCTAAGGAATTTATCTGTTTCCTATTCCCTATTCTCGCTGCAATTTCTACTCTTTCCTCTCTTCTTAAAACTAAATTATGCTCCTGAGTGATCACAGCTTGCCAACCGACTTCAATCACATTTGTGCCAGTGGGTTCGATGATTAGAGCGGGGCCTGGAATCACCGTTTCAGGGGGTAAAGTATTCCGCGACCAGGCCGGGACTTTGTGCCATTTACCTTTACTGTAGAGAT
Above is a window of Pseudocalidococcus azoricus BACA0444 DNA encoding:
- the ppk1 gene encoding polyphosphate kinase 1 — translated: MPPTNPTEPPQMTDIDLKAKEYYFNRALSWLEFNKRVLQEAYDPRTPLLERLKFMAIHSSNLDEFFMIRVAGLKQQVESGITEGSADGIPPQEQLAAIRQYLRPTVTEQHRFFELELRPRLAQEGIFLLHYADLHPEQQAYLHQYFINQIFPILTPLAIDPAHPFPYISSLSLNLLVSVQDPTSGQELFARVKVPGGFPRFVTLPNHLPRSDQHQGGAWVGIPLEDVIAHNLESLFPGMKILNHYAFRITRSADLELETDKADDLLIAIEQEIRKRRFGSVVRLEVQKQIPPSIRHTLIDELDIDETDVYDVEGLLCLNNLFSLLELPLPHLKDPSWHPITPASFHRVDERESQFSLNTLDPTVELEHWEAAAGELFGLIRERDLLVHHPYHSFVTTVQRFITLAAYDPKVLAIKMTLYRTSGDSPIVKALIAAAENGKQVAVLVELKARFDEENNILWARKLEKVGVHVVYGVPGLKTHTKTLLVVRQEAGEIRRYVHIGTGNYNPKTAGLYEDLGLFTCCPDLGADLTDLFNFLTGYSRQRDYRKLLIAPVTMRDRMLALIQREIEHSRSGGQGRIIAKMNAITDGQIIRALYAASQAGVEIDLIIRGMCCIRPGVPGVSERIRVISVIGRFLEHSRIFYFENNGNPEYFIGSADWRSRNLDRRVEAIVPITDPHTGTELKGILDLMLSDNRQAWDLQPDGRYQQRRPADHEPERGTHAVLMEMTRKELKERYFN
- a CDS encoding histone deacetylase family protein, which encodes MLVIYSPEFLNHKTGPYHPERPQRLEAIVKLLQDAAWANQLTWQLPTQVKDRDPLAWINLVHQPQYLQTLQGLAESLRDQERGHLDPDTVISGESYQVALLAVNAWLDGVSQTWNTDQPSFVLARPPGHHALPERGMGFCLLANAAIAAHYALSLPGISRVAILDWDVHHGNGTQACVESLPNIAYCSLHQSPHYPYTGASHEQGQYQNVLNIPLDAGSTGADYHQAMTDRVIPFLKAFNPDLLLVSAGYDAHRDDPLSEILLTPGDYAQLTQACLSLTRKTVFGLEGGYDLGGLATSVRATVATCLGQGIDEP
- a CDS encoding DUF3598 family protein; its protein translation is MNQMWSALLLHQGTWRGTSAYFDGQGTFQSATPTTVSLTPSLDQQTIRQENQYFDAQGQLSQTKAWEYSSLSRSVLFFDNGAFSQGSTQSGPYGDFGAEFGLIAGDRRLRGIPLYRNGQLETITLIQEYRQDNPPIELPALTPGQLTGIWQGTATTLYPDFRNPTQVQTQLEITFDGQHLHQSLHYGQERINSTGAWDGEHLTFSGNHPIKLFCLPGGGSAVLPLAIPTRQGFFLELAWLVNPQLRLRLGRHYDSSGAWQCLTLVEETKIS
- a CDS encoding Uma2 family endonuclease, giving the protein MTVALERDPEREIEYPDSDGQPMADNTLQFRWIVLIKENLEYLFLPQADVFVAGDLLWYPVEGRPDIRVAPDVMVAFGRPKGERGSYRQWQEGNIAPQVVFEILSPGNTTKEMSRKLLFYNRYGVDEYYIYDPDKNELTGLERQQGELLPIETIENWVSPRLGIRFELTASTLNLYDPQGNLFLTPVQIRQRAEYEAQRADQEAQRAKLEAQRADQAMQQAEYEAQRAEAEKARADRMAAKLQALGIDPN
- a CDS encoding DUF5615 family PIN-like protein, producing MTMQFLTSSSISKSVKIKFLADENLDNKILKGLLQKHKSIDIVRVQDVGLSGKSDPTVLAWAAEEKRILLTHDVKTIIKHASERIHQALPMPGVILIKSPPFLSQVIEDILVIWECTDPIDFDNRIEFLPLK
- a CDS encoding DUF433 domain-containing protein is translated as MQLTITPELLPLSFDADDVVRVGKTRVTLDTVITVFKGGARPEEIIECYPVLTLAQVYAVIAYYLNNETEVEAYLCQRQQEAGQIYANFTKKFPQSDLKEKLLAHQAKKS